From the genome of Sphingomonas sp. HMP6, one region includes:
- a CDS encoding serine hydrolase domain-containing protein: protein MMSALLLLAASATQPIATARVTFDRSGERSVRVSGMADVAAARALTPDDPARIASISKLVVAIAVLRLVEQRKLDLDADVSDVLGYALRNPAFPDRAISLRMLLSHQSSLTDTIDYVLPLDADMRAILADPKAWDAGHAPGSYFNYTNFNFPVIAAVMERATGERFDRLMQRLVLAPLKLDACYTLASCSDGAVRRAAVQYRSGVVTRDDNHGQRPACPVTRASDGSCDLSKWRAGANGATYSPQGGLYISVRDLARVGRLLLGKGTLDGVRILRPQSVTLLEAPVWTWNGASGPASNGDTWNGQMCRYGLAIGFVATGIAGCRDDPVGDALPRLGHLGEAYGLRSGLWIDVKRGTGIAYFATDVADVPGTRSAYTATEEALAGGTLP from the coding sequence ATGATGTCCGCCCTGCTCCTCCTCGCCGCGAGCGCGACGCAGCCGATTGCCACCGCGCGCGTTACGTTCGATCGCAGCGGGGAACGGTCGGTGCGCGTGTCGGGCATGGCCGATGTCGCGGCGGCGCGCGCGCTCACCCCCGACGACCCCGCGCGGATCGCCTCGATCTCGAAGCTCGTCGTCGCCATCGCGGTGTTGCGGCTGGTCGAACAGCGCAAGCTCGATCTCGATGCGGATGTGTCGGATGTGCTCGGCTACGCTTTGCGCAACCCGGCGTTTCCCGACCGCGCGATCAGCTTGCGGATGCTGTTGTCGCACCAGTCGAGCCTGACCGATACGATTGATTATGTGCTGCCGCTCGATGCCGACATGCGCGCGATCCTTGCCGACCCCAAGGCGTGGGACGCGGGTCACGCCCCCGGCAGCTATTTCAACTACACCAACTTCAATTTCCCGGTGATCGCCGCGGTGATGGAGCGCGCGACCGGCGAGCGGTTCGACCGGCTGATGCAGCGGCTCGTGCTCGCGCCGCTCAAGCTCGATGCGTGCTACACGCTTGCCTCGTGCTCGGACGGGGCGGTGCGCCGGGCGGCGGTGCAGTATCGCAGTGGCGTCGTCACGCGCGACGACAATCATGGCCAGCGTCCGGCTTGCCCGGTGACGCGCGCCAGCGACGGCAGTTGCGACCTTTCCAAATGGCGCGCCGGGGCCAATGGCGCGACCTATTCGCCGCAGGGCGGGCTGTATATTTCGGTGCGCGATCTGGCGCGGGTTGGGCGGTTGCTGCTCGGCAAGGGGACGCTCGACGGGGTGCGCATCCTTCGCCCGCAATCGGTCACGCTGCTCGAGGCGCCCGTCTGGACGTGGAACGGTGCGAGCGGCCCCGCCAGCAATGGCGACACGTGGAACGGGCAGATGTGTCGCTATGGCCTCGCCATCGGGTTCGTGGCGACGGGGATTGCGGGCTGTCGCGATGATCCGGTCGGCGATGCGCTGCCACGCTTGGGGCACTTGGGTGAGGCATATGGCCTGCGCTCGGGGCTGTGGATCGATGTCAAGCGCGGCACCGGCATTGCCTATTTCGCGACCGACGTGGCGGATGTGCCCGGCACCCGCTCGGCCTATACCGCGACCGAGGAAGCGCTTGCGGGCGGCACGCTGCCGTGA
- a CDS encoding LysR family transcriptional regulator gives MNLRHIEIFHAVYVNGSVSAAARALNISQPSVSKTLRHAESLLGFQLFLRTSGRLVPTEDAHSLFAEVAEIQDRVHALREAGRNLKRGVGGTLRISALPSLALDALPVAVASFLRTHENVKFDLQTVHHDDLLRKLYERECDIAIAYEVPPAAPIGHRWLGEGELVLLYREQDMPDAPPRVGLECLAGKRFISLAASGPIGQLFSEEVERLDLTLNEVVSARTFYIATALVRQGAGMTVVDSFTAQASLAPGLSVRPLKPQITFDVHAMFLLDRPPTALATDFLKTLARVIDAA, from the coding sequence GTGAATTTGCGCCATATCGAGATTTTCCACGCGGTCTATGTCAACGGATCGGTCAGCGCGGCGGCGCGCGCGCTCAACATTTCGCAGCCGTCGGTGTCCAAGACGCTGCGCCACGCCGAATCTTTGCTCGGCTTCCAACTCTTCCTGCGCACCAGCGGACGGCTCGTGCCGACCGAGGATGCGCACAGCCTGTTCGCCGAAGTCGCCGAAATCCAGGACCGCGTCCATGCGCTGCGCGAGGCGGGGCGCAATCTGAAGCGTGGCGTCGGTGGTACGTTGCGCATTTCCGCGCTGCCGTCGCTTGCGCTCGATGCGTTGCCGGTCGCGGTGGCGAGCTTCCTGCGCACGCATGAGAATGTGAAGTTCGATCTCCAGACGGTCCATCACGACGATCTGCTGCGCAAATTGTACGAACGCGAGTGCGACATCGCGATCGCCTATGAAGTGCCGCCGGCCGCGCCGATCGGGCATCGCTGGCTGGGCGAGGGCGAGCTGGTCCTGCTCTACCGCGAACAGGACATGCCCGATGCGCCGCCGCGCGTCGGGCTCGAATGCCTCGCGGGCAAGCGCTTCATCAGCCTCGCGGCGAGCGGCCCGATCGGGCAATTGTTCAGCGAGGAGGTCGAGCGGCTCGACCTCACGCTCAACGAAGTCGTCTCGGCGCGCACCTTCTACATCGCGACGGCGCTGGTGCGGCAGGGGGCGGGGATGACGGTGGTCGACAGCTTCACCGCACAAGCCTCGCTCGCGCCGGGCCTGTCGGTGCGGCCGCTGAAGCCGCAGATCACCTTCGACGTCCACGCGATGTTCCTGCTCGATCGGCCGCCGACCGCGCTCGCCACCGATTTCCTCAAGACGCTCGCCCGCGTGATCGACGCGGCATAA
- the dgcN gene encoding N-acetyltransferase DgcN has protein sequence MIPAPYLLYLGHSSDAIGIKTSRGLATFRPTDCVGEFRYDDCPLTLGLPRLSIAAGAAAGARTLVLGIANSGGTMGQDLIDDAAAALEAGMNVAAGLHQRLRDVPRLVALAQAQDLALFDVRDPPEHLVVGTGYARIGHRLLTVGTDCSVGKMYASLALTTALRARGVAADFRATGQTGILIAGSGVPVDAVVADFISGAIEQLTPARSDDGWDVIEGQGSLFHPSFAGVSTGLLHGAQAEALVLCHQPHRAHMRGIPGRELPDLAECLTMNLQVARLTSPHVRPVGVCLNTFALDTAAARAICEQTEDLLGLPCTDPVAFGVETIIERLLCPVP, from the coding sequence ATGATCCCCGCACCCTATCTCCTCTACCTTGGCCACAGCAGCGATGCGATCGGCATCAAGACGTCGCGCGGTCTTGCCACCTTTCGGCCGACGGATTGCGTCGGTGAGTTTCGTTATGACGATTGCCCGCTGACGCTCGGTCTGCCGCGCCTGAGCATCGCCGCGGGGGCGGCGGCGGGCGCGCGGACGCTGGTGCTCGGCATCGCCAATTCGGGCGGCACGATGGGGCAGGATCTGATCGACGATGCCGCTGCCGCGCTGGAGGCGGGGATGAACGTCGCGGCGGGGCTGCATCAACGCTTGCGCGACGTTCCTAGGCTTGTCGCGTTGGCGCAGGCGCAGGATCTCGCGCTGTTCGACGTGCGCGATCCGCCCGAGCATCTCGTCGTCGGCACCGGCTATGCCCGCATCGGGCATCGTCTGCTGACGGTCGGGACAGATTGTTCGGTGGGGAAGATGTACGCCTCGCTCGCGCTGACCACCGCGTTGCGCGCGCGCGGCGTGGCCGCCGATTTCCGCGCGACCGGGCAGACCGGAATCCTGATCGCGGGGAGCGGGGTTCCGGTCGATGCAGTGGTCGCCGATTTCATTTCGGGCGCGATCGAGCAGCTCACCCCGGCACGCAGCGACGACGGGTGGGACGTGATCGAGGGGCAGGGGTCGCTGTTCCACCCCTCCTTCGCCGGAGTCTCGACCGGGCTGCTCCACGGCGCGCAGGCCGAGGCGCTGGTGCTGTGCCACCAACCGCACCGTGCGCACATGCGCGGTATTCCGGGGCGGGAGCTGCCGGATCTGGCAGAATGCCTCACGATGAATTTGCAGGTCGCGCGGCTGACCAGCCCGCACGTCCGCCCGGTCGGCGTGTGTCTCAACACCTTCGCGCTCGACACCGCCGCCGCGCGCGCGATCTGCGAACAGACCGAAGATTTGCTCGGGCTTCCCTGCACCGATCCGGTCGCCTTCGGCGTCGAGACGATCATCGAGCGACTGTTATGCCCCGTACCCTGA
- the dgcA gene encoding N-acetyl-D-Glu racemase DgcA, with the protein MPRTLSAQHDCFALNRPFRIARGVKTAADVVTVTITQDGHVGRGEGVPYPRYGESIAVTLAEIARVQGAIEAGADRQELLGLLRPGAARNAIDCALWDLAAKLAGRTVATLIGAPAPVALASALTVVIDTPEAMGQAAALIATAPLIKVKVDADAPAAQLRAVRTAAPDAALIVDPNESWDRAVLEAMQDLLVELRVALLEQPVPSGADAWLADFTSAVPICADESVHTADDLDQVTTRYQYVNIKLDKAGGLTAALDLAQAARARGLGLMTGCMVSSSLSIAPALHVARLCAFVDLDGPIWLAEDRPGGVTDSGGMLSPPSPGFWGT; encoded by the coding sequence ATGCCCCGTACCCTGAGCGCGCAGCACGACTGTTTCGCGCTGAACCGCCCGTTCCGCATCGCCCGCGGGGTGAAGACCGCGGCCGACGTGGTGACGGTGACGATCACGCAGGACGGCCATGTCGGGCGCGGCGAGGGCGTGCCCTATCCGCGTTACGGCGAGAGCATCGCGGTGACGCTGGCCGAAATCGCGCGCGTGCAAGGCGCGATCGAGGCGGGCGCGGACCGACAGGAGCTGCTCGGCCTGCTGCGCCCCGGCGCGGCGCGGAACGCGATCGATTGCGCATTGTGGGATTTGGCGGCGAAGCTGGCGGGCCGCACAGTGGCGACGCTGATCGGCGCGCCCGCCCCGGTCGCTCTGGCCAGCGCGCTGACGGTGGTGATCGACACGCCCGAGGCGATGGGACAGGCGGCGGCGCTGATCGCCACGGCCCCGCTGATCAAGGTCAAGGTCGATGCCGACGCCCCCGCCGCGCAACTCCGCGCCGTGCGCACCGCCGCGCCCGATGCGGCGCTGATCGTGGATCCCAATGAAAGCTGGGACCGTGCGGTGCTGGAGGCGATGCAGGATTTGCTCGTCGAATTGCGCGTCGCGTTGCTCGAGCAACCCGTGCCGAGCGGGGCCGACGCGTGGCTTGCCGATTTCACCTCCGCCGTGCCGATCTGCGCCGATGAATCGGTCCACACCGCGGACGATCTCGATCAGGTCACTACGCGCTACCAATACGTCAATATCAAGCTCGACAAGGCTGGCGGCCTCACGGCCGCGCTCGATCTGGCGCAGGCGGCGCGCGCGCGCGGGCTGGGGCTGATGACCGGTTGTATGGTCAGTTCGTCGCTGTCGATCGCGCCCGCGCTCCACGTCGCGCGCCTCTGCGCGTTCGTGGACCTTGACGGACCCATATGGCTGGCGGAGGATCGACCGGGCGGGGTTACGGATTCAGGCGGCATGCTGTCACCGCCGTCGCCGGGCTTTTGGGGAACGTAA
- a CDS encoding N-acyl-D-amino-acid deacylase family protein: MKLGRIGLLLSAGVLAISAGPPKSVDLIIRGGTIYTGSGAPFVGDVAIDGDRIVLVRRHVSIPAKRTIDAKGMIVAPGFIDPHTHMSDDLLSEDPAKRLIPMFLLQGVTTAFIGNDGGGAIDVGAVLGSADTKPVGINYATFTGFGTIREAVIGAAKRAPTAPELAQMKAMVATALCEGAIGLSTGLFYAPQSFSKTDEVVALAAEAGKRGGYYDSHIRDESSYTVGLLAAIDEEIAIARQANVAAHVSHIKALGVDVQGKAGAVIARIDAARAAGINITASQYPWSASGTSMVASLVPLWAQDGGRPALLARFDDPALADRLRADMTENMRKRGGAKTLLIVEGAHKDKTLADVAAATHTDPIAAAIAVIRVGDPGVVSFNQSEADIAAFMRAPWVMTDSDASPGHPRVYGSFARKYAKYVVADHVLTLRQMIERSSSLTADWFALTGRGHVKAGAFADVVVFDPKTYAARATYQKPTEYAAGVRTVVVNGVIAVDGGKLTGRAAGRALPHTPTAGTCP, from the coding sequence ATGAAGCTCGGCCGGATCGGACTGCTGCTGAGCGCGGGCGTATTGGCGATCAGCGCTGGTCCGCCGAAATCGGTCGATCTGATCATCCGGGGCGGCACGATCTACACCGGTTCCGGCGCGCCGTTCGTCGGAGACGTGGCCATCGACGGCGACCGGATCGTGCTGGTGCGCAGACATGTATCGATACCCGCCAAACGCACGATCGATGCGAAGGGCATGATCGTCGCCCCCGGCTTCATCGATCCGCACACGCATATGAGCGACGATCTGCTGTCGGAGGACCCGGCCAAGCGGCTGATCCCGATGTTCCTGCTACAGGGCGTGACGACCGCGTTCATCGGCAATGACGGTGGCGGCGCGATCGATGTCGGTGCGGTGCTGGGTAGTGCCGATACCAAGCCGGTCGGGATCAATTACGCGACCTTTACCGGCTTCGGGACGATCCGCGAGGCGGTGATCGGAGCGGCCAAGCGCGCGCCGACTGCGCCCGAACTCGCGCAGATGAAGGCGATGGTCGCGACCGCGCTGTGCGAAGGCGCGATCGGGCTTTCGACCGGGCTGTTCTACGCGCCGCAAAGCTTTTCCAAGACCGACGAAGTGGTCGCGCTCGCGGCCGAAGCGGGCAAGCGTGGCGGCTATTACGACAGCCATATCCGCGATGAATCGAGTTATACCGTCGGGCTGCTGGCGGCGATCGATGAGGAGATCGCGATTGCACGCCAGGCGAACGTCGCGGCGCACGTCTCGCATATCAAGGCGCTTGGCGTGGACGTGCAGGGCAAGGCAGGCGCGGTGATCGCGCGGATCGATGCGGCGCGGGCGGCTGGCATCAACATCACCGCCAGCCAATATCCCTGGTCCGCGAGCGGCACATCGATGGTCGCCTCGCTCGTGCCATTATGGGCGCAGGATGGCGGTCGCCCGGCGCTGCTCGCGCGTTTCGACGATCCTGCGCTCGCCGATCGGCTGCGGGCCGACATGACCGAGAATATGCGGAAGCGCGGCGGGGCGAAGACGCTGCTGATCGTCGAGGGCGCGCACAAGGACAAGACGCTCGCCGATGTGGCGGCTGCGACGCACACCGATCCGATCGCCGCCGCCATCGCGGTGATCCGTGTCGGCGATCCGGGCGTGGTGTCGTTCAACCAGAGCGAGGCCGACATCGCCGCCTTCATGCGCGCACCCTGGGTGATGACCGATTCCGACGCCTCGCCCGGCCACCCGCGCGTCTATGGGTCGTTCGCGCGCAAATATGCCAAATATGTCGTCGCTGACCATGTCCTGACGCTGCGCCAGATGATCGAGCGCAGTTCCTCGCTGACCGCCGACTGGTTCGCGCTCACCGGGCGCGGGCATGTGAAGGCGGGGGCGTTCGCCGATGTCGTGGTGTTCGATCCCAAAACCTATGCCGCGCGCGCGACCTATCAGAAGCCGACCGAATATGCCGCGGGCGTGCGTACGGTCGTCGTCAACGGCGTGATCGCGGTCGATGGCGGCAAACTCACCGGGCGCGCCGCTGGACGCGCGCTGCCGCACACGCCGACCGCCGGAACCTGTCCGTAA
- a CDS encoding dicarboxylate/amino acid:cation symporter, whose protein sequence is MLRGWFAIPLWQRVLGALALGLVFALVWPAGTQYVAFMGDLFVRAIRMLVAPIVLVTIASGITALADPKRLGSLGGRTIGLFAATTAIAVSVGMGVATLIRPGVGAPLGTAAPHPLGPAVTPYDQLIGIIPLNIVDALAKGDMLALIFVAILFGVGTVLAGQPGKPFAALLQSLSSVLLRIVGLVMEATPFGVFALIAGAVATNGAAVFVHVGWLALAVLLGSAIQLLVVHSLLLKLVARLPVLPFFRGIVDALVIAFSTASSSATLPVAMRVAERNLGVGRPILSTVLPLGASIGKDGTAMYVGLLSMFALQAFGTPLTPQIYGVVLLTGALAAFGTAPVPSTSLFMLAAVLSAVGIAPEQTALVVGFVLPFDRLLDMTRTVPSASANLAVTVTVARLEGELDEAVYRAGPST, encoded by the coding sequence ATGCTGCGCGGCTGGTTCGCTATTCCCTTGTGGCAGCGCGTGCTGGGGGCGCTTGCGCTGGGGCTCGTGTTCGCGCTCGTCTGGCCGGCGGGCACGCAATATGTCGCCTTCATGGGCGATCTGTTCGTGCGCGCGATCCGCATGCTGGTCGCGCCGATCGTGCTGGTGACAATCGCAAGCGGCATCACCGCGCTTGCCGATCCGAAGCGGCTGGGAAGTCTCGGCGGACGGACGATCGGCCTGTTCGCCGCTACCACCGCGATTGCGGTGTCGGTCGGGATGGGTGTCGCGACGCTGATCCGCCCCGGCGTCGGCGCGCCGCTCGGGACGGCGGCACCGCATCCGCTGGGGCCAGCGGTGACGCCTTACGATCAGTTGATCGGCATCATCCCGCTCAACATCGTCGATGCGCTGGCCAAGGGCGACATGCTCGCGCTCATCTTCGTCGCGATCCTGTTCGGCGTCGGCACCGTACTGGCGGGCCAGCCCGGCAAGCCGTTCGCCGCGCTGCTGCAATCGCTGTCGAGCGTGTTGCTGCGGATCGTCGGGCTGGTGATGGAGGCGACGCCGTTCGGGGTGTTCGCGCTGATCGCGGGTGCTGTGGCCACCAATGGCGCGGCGGTGTTCGTCCATGTCGGCTGGCTCGCGCTCGCGGTGCTGCTCGGCTCGGCGATCCAGTTGCTGGTGGTGCACAGCCTGTTGCTGAAACTCGTCGCGCGCCTGCCCGTGCTCCCATTCTTTCGCGGCATCGTTGACGCTCTTGTCATCGCCTTCTCGACCGCGTCGAGCTCGGCGACCTTGCCAGTCGCGATGCGTGTGGCGGAGCGCAACCTCGGGGTAGGGCGTCCGATCCTGTCGACCGTCCTGCCGCTCGGTGCGAGCATCGGCAAGGACGGCACGGCGATGTACGTCGGCTTGCTCAGCATGTTCGCACTACAGGCGTTCGGCACGCCGCTGACGCCGCAGATTTACGGCGTGGTGCTGCTCACCGGCGCACTCGCCGCGTTCGGGACGGCCCCTGTTCCGTCCACGTCGCTCTTCATGCTCGCCGCAGTGCTCTCGGCGGTCGGCATCGCGCCCGAACAGACCGCCTTGGTGGTCGGCTTCGTCCTGCCGTTCGATCGCTTGCTCGACATGACGCGGACGGTGCCGAGCGCGAGCGCGAATTTGGCGGTGACGGTGACGGTCGCGCGGCTAGAGGGTGAGCTCGATGAGGCGGTGTATCGCGCGGGGCCTTCGACGTAG
- a CDS encoding amidohydrolase family protein yields the protein MKRLWPAIAVLACAAISSSAAARDTLIRGARVFDGSGAPAVVQDVLLRGDRIVAVGPHLRRPRATDIVDARGLTLIPGLHDLHTHLRSPGYDAPDDLGKAYAGYLLRGVTTVNDFSVSGEMLAPIRQMVAPKEAGGGAVVAPHLQLAVRVGVPGGHGTEYGWGSFFTLQAATPAAAHVAMATALPYKPDVIKVFADGWRYGRDSDLNSMNQPTLAAIVADAHKTGIPVITHTVTLQGDKIAAAAGVDAVGHGVGDALVDDALIASMKAHHTAYIPTLVVYEPQQTRQMDPGEARALSPAEAAFESSQTADRAKPIAPYDATRWAIMQENIRRLKAAGIRIGIGTDAGIEGVYHGPGTIREITWLTRLGFTPAEALVAATATSADILGQAADHGRIAPGQRADLVLIAGKPDERIADLWNVARVFVSGREIALAPLRALVAGAAPTPLPVRIMPGPIDTGAHRDGRTDLDTLPVESTDSGIDHSHLDFVQPGSDDPRSTAKPRFLVAQMGAKARPFAQLILPLTPGAIQLADARGFTGVAFDARGNGAYDLVFDSYALSSDAWFRTGFTAGETRRSVHIPFTAFASRDASATLDLARLRALIVRLEGQPGGKAWLQLDNVRFDKDGAPDDHAAPQPTPATRNPQQYNEAN from the coding sequence ATGAAGCGACTCTGGCCCGCCATTGCCGTCCTTGCCTGCGCGGCGATCAGCAGCAGCGCGGCGGCGCGCGACACGCTGATCCGCGGCGCGCGCGTGTTCGACGGGAGCGGCGCGCCCGCCGTGGTGCAGGACGTGCTGCTGCGCGGCGACCGGATCGTCGCGGTCGGCCCGCACCTGCGCCGCCCCCGCGCGACCGACATCGTCGATGCGCGCGGGCTGACGCTGATCCCCGGACTGCACGATCTGCACACGCATTTGCGCTCACCCGGCTATGATGCGCCCGACGATCTGGGCAAGGCCTATGCCGGCTATCTGCTGCGCGGCGTCACGACGGTGAACGATTTCTCGGTGTCGGGCGAGATGCTCGCGCCGATCCGTCAGATGGTCGCGCCTAAGGAAGCTGGGGGCGGCGCGGTCGTCGCACCGCATCTGCAACTGGCGGTGCGCGTCGGCGTGCCGGGCGGGCATGGCACCGAATATGGCTGGGGCAGCTTCTTCACGCTGCAAGCGGCGACCCCCGCCGCCGCGCATGTCGCGATGGCGACCGCGCTGCCGTACAAGCCCGATGTCATTAAGGTGTTCGCCGATGGCTGGCGCTATGGCCGCGACAGCGATCTCAACAGCATGAACCAACCAACGCTGGCCGCGATCGTTGCCGATGCGCACAAGACCGGCATTCCCGTCATCACCCACACCGTGACCTTGCAGGGGGACAAGATCGCGGCGGCGGCAGGCGTCGACGCGGTCGGCCACGGCGTCGGCGATGCGCTGGTCGATGACGCTCTCATCGCGTCGATGAAGGCGCACCACACCGCCTATATCCCGACGCTGGTGGTGTATGAACCACAGCAGACGCGACAGATGGACCCGGGCGAGGCGCGCGCGCTGTCACCGGCGGAAGCCGCGTTCGAGTCGAGTCAGACTGCGGATCGCGCCAAGCCGATCGCCCCCTATGATGCGACGCGCTGGGCGATCATGCAGGAGAATATCCGGCGGTTGAAGGCCGCCGGGATCCGCATCGGGATCGGCACCGATGCGGGGATTGAGGGGGTCTATCACGGGCCGGGCACGATTCGCGAGATCACCTGGTTGACGCGGCTCGGCTTCACCCCTGCCGAGGCCTTGGTCGCGGCAACAGCGACGAGTGCCGACATTCTCGGGCAAGCGGCCGATCATGGCCGGATCGCGCCGGGCCAGCGCGCCGATCTGGTGCTGATCGCGGGCAAGCCCGATGAGCGGATCGCCGATCTGTGGAACGTCGCGCGCGTGTTCGTCTCGGGCCGGGAGATCGCGCTGGCACCGCTGCGCGCGCTGGTGGCCGGGGCTGCGCCAACGCCGCTGCCGGTGCGGATCATGCCCGGCCCGATCGATACCGGCGCGCACCGCGACGGGCGCACCGACCTCGATACGCTCCCGGTCGAGAGCACCGATTCGGGCATCGACCACAGTCATCTCGACTTTGTGCAACCCGGCAGCGACGATCCACGTAGTACCGCCAAGCCACGCTTCCTGGTCGCACAGATGGGGGCGAAGGCGCGGCCGTTCGCGCAACTGATCCTGCCGCTGACGCCGGGTGCGATCCAGCTTGCCGATGCGCGCGGCTTTACCGGCGTAGCGTTCGATGCGCGCGGCAACGGGGCATACGACCTGGTGTTCGACAGCTATGCGCTGTCCAGCGATGCCTGGTTCCGCACCGGCTTCACCGCAGGCGAGACGCGCCGTAGCGTCCACATTCCCTTCACCGCCTTCGCCAGCCGCGATGCGAGCGCAACGCTCGACCTGGCGCGATTGCGCGCGCTGATCGTCCGGCTTGAGGGCCAACCGGGCGGCAAGGCGTGGCTGCAGCTCGACAACGTCCGCTTCGACAAGGACGGCGCGCCTGACGACCACGCCGCGCCACAGCCCACCCCTGCCACGCGCAATCCGCAGCAGTATAACGAGGCGAATTAG
- a CDS encoding alpha/beta fold hydrolase, whose translation MWRSVLALGLSALFATQAARADDLAETLALPIANWLTGARDTPRFAWIENAAGVRNIWIATPGQPARAITAFTEDDGQQLADLTLTRDGTTIAFVQGGDAEFADGAAPNIAVQSTPPKQRLFVLPPAGGAPTLVGEGHSPVFAHDGARLAYVRKGEIWVWNKASGAQRLASVTGEVSRLEWSPDDARLLFVEDRGDHSFVAILDIADARLRYLDPGLANAAEPTFSPDGTQIAYIRYLDPPADAAADDGPYWSIRSVDIATGGARQLWAAPAGTGSRFYGTRGRNLYWARDGRLLFPWEQSGWLHVYALDPRGGAVRDLTPGAFEVESFLLAPDGKQMVYAANAGDLERRHVWRVSLDGKPPTPLTRSAGSESIPTFAGPTLAVMATDATHLAYPALANATLAPLGPVEVVPSFTPPETVTFPAADGVLVHAQLFHARGPGKHPALIFVHGGPRRQMLPGFHTSYYYSNAYILNQHFARQGYDVLSVNYRSGTGYGRAFREAPEQARGGASEYRDVLAAGKWLAGRADVDPARIGIWGGSWGGYLTALALARNSDLFAAGVDFHGVHAMVRPVEKTLSPEAEAAAHALQWQSSPMGAINSWRSPVLIIHGDDDRNVDFAQSVLLARALAARRVPFEQLVFPNERHDFFRYADWLASYRAADAFLNRTVMQKVAR comes from the coding sequence ATGTGGCGCTCCGTATTGGCTCTTGGGCTTAGCGCCCTGTTCGCAACGCAAGCGGCGCGTGCCGATGATCTTGCCGAGACGCTCGCGTTGCCGATCGCCAACTGGCTGACCGGCGCGAGGGACACACCCCGCTTCGCCTGGATCGAGAACGCCGCCGGGGTCCGCAACATCTGGATCGCGACGCCGGGGCAGCCGGCGCGGGCGATCACCGCCTTTACGGAGGATGACGGGCAGCAACTCGCCGATCTGACGCTTACCCGCGACGGCACGACGATCGCCTTCGTGCAGGGCGGAGATGCCGAGTTTGCCGACGGGGCCGCACCCAATATCGCGGTGCAATCGACGCCGCCCAAGCAACGCCTGTTCGTCCTCCCGCCCGCTGGCGGCGCGCCGACGTTGGTCGGCGAAGGCCATAGTCCGGTTTTCGCGCACGACGGCGCGCGGCTCGCCTATGTCCGCAAGGGCGAAATCTGGGTGTGGAACAAGGCATCGGGCGCGCAGCGGCTGGCGAGCGTTACCGGCGAAGTCTCGCGGCTCGAGTGGTCGCCCGACGACGCGCGCCTGCTGTTCGTGGAGGATCGGGGCGACCATAGCTTCGTCGCAATCCTCGACATTGCCGACGCACGTTTGCGCTATCTCGATCCGGGTCTGGCGAATGCGGCCGAGCCGACCTTTTCGCCCGACGGCACGCAGATCGCCTATATCCGCTATCTCGACCCGCCCGCCGATGCTGCGGCCGATGACGGGCCCTATTGGTCGATCCGCAGCGTCGACATCGCAACCGGCGGCGCGCGCCAATTATGGGCCGCACCCGCCGGCACGGGGAGCCGCTTCTACGGCACGCGCGGGCGCAACCTGTATTGGGCGCGCGACGGTCGGCTGCTGTTCCCGTGGGAGCAAAGCGGCTGGCTCCATGTCTATGCGCTCGATCCCAGGGGCGGCGCGGTCCGTGACCTGACCCCCGGCGCTTTCGAGGTCGAGAGTTTTCTGCTGGCCCCGGATGGAAAGCAAATGGTCTATGCCGCCAATGCTGGCGATCTGGAGCGCCGCCACGTCTGGCGCGTCTCGCTCGACGGCAAACCTCCCACGCCGTTAACGCGCAGCGCCGGTTCGGAATCCATCCCGACCTTCGCCGGTCCCACGCTCGCGGTCATGGCCACCGACGCGACGCATCTCGCCTATCCGGCCCTCGCGAATGCGACCCTGGCTCCGCTGGGTCCGGTAGAGGTCGTACCGTCCTTCACCCCGCCCGAAACAGTGACCTTCCCCGCTGCCGATGGGGTGCTGGTCCACGCCCAGCTTTTCCACGCGCGCGGCCCTGGCAAGCACCCGGCGTTGATCTTCGTCCATGGCGGGCCGCGCCGACAGATGCTGCCGGGCTTCCATACCTCCTATTATTATTCGAACGCCTATATCCTGAACCAGCATTTCGCGAGGCAGGGCTATGACGTGCTGTCGGTCAATTACCGCAGCGGCACCGGCTATGGCCGCGCGTTTCGCGAGGCACCCGAACAAGCGCGTGGCGGCGCTTCGGAATATCGCGACGTGCTGGCGGCGGGCAAATGGCTCGCGGGGCGCGCCGATGTCGATCCGGCGCGGATCGGGATTTGGGGCGGGAGCTGGGGCGGGTATCTCACCGCGCTGGCGCTCGCACGCAACAGCGACCTGTTCGCCGCCGGGGTCGATTTCCACGGCGTCCACGCGATGGTCCGCCCGGTCGAGAAAACGCTGTCGCCCGAGGCGGAAGCCGCAGCCCACGCTCTGCAATGGCAATCCTCGCCGATGGGGGCGATCAACTCGTGGCGCTCACCCGTGCTGATCATCCACGGCGATGACGACCGGAATGTCGATTTCGCGCAATCGGTCCTGCTCGCCCGCGCGCTGGCGGCGCGGCGTGTGCCGTTCGAGCAATTGGTGTTCCCGAACGAGCGGCACGACTTCTTCCGCTACGCCGACTGGCTGGCGAGTTACCGCGCGGCGGACGCTTTTCTCAACCGTACGGTGATGCAAAAGGTCGCACGATGA